In Streptomyces chartreusis NRRL 3882, the following are encoded in one genomic region:
- a CDS encoding endonuclease/exonuclease/phosphatase family protein, which produces MPNEVGVTRRHGLKAAAAAAVAGPLLTTAGPTHPASAGEHAGALNVMTFNVRFATVVDETPRWAVRRPVMRELLRRERPHVIGTQEGLYQQVRMIERDLGGHYEWIGTGRGGGSKDEFMAIFYDTRRLDPVEFDHFWLSDTPYTIASNTWDADWLRMVTWVRFADLADGGREFYVLNTHLDSVSQYARERSAGLIGETIAGWDRSLPVIVTGDFNAAAHDNRVYDLMLDIGLVDAWDAAASRSPAYGTHHGYRELRPGGRRIDWILTTPGVTTHWAGMNTFSVDGTYPSDHLPVQASMTLG; this is translated from the coding sequence GTGCCGAACGAGGTCGGAGTGACGCGCCGCCACGGACTCAAGGCAGCGGCGGCCGCCGCCGTCGCAGGACCGCTGCTCACCACCGCAGGGCCCACACACCCCGCTTCCGCCGGCGAGCACGCGGGCGCCCTGAACGTCATGACGTTCAACGTGCGCTTCGCGACCGTCGTCGACGAGACACCGCGCTGGGCCGTGCGCCGGCCGGTGATGCGAGAACTGCTGCGCCGCGAGCGACCGCACGTCATCGGCACCCAGGAAGGGCTCTACCAGCAAGTGCGCATGATCGAGAGGGATCTCGGCGGGCACTACGAGTGGATCGGCACCGGACGCGGGGGCGGCAGCAAGGACGAGTTCATGGCGATCTTCTACGACACGCGCAGACTCGACCCGGTCGAGTTCGACCACTTCTGGCTGTCCGACACGCCGTACACGATCGCCTCGAACACCTGGGACGCGGACTGGCTGCGCATGGTGACCTGGGTCCGTTTTGCCGATCTCGCCGACGGGGGAAGGGAGTTCTACGTCCTCAACACCCACCTGGACAGTGTCAGCCAGTACGCCCGCGAACGCTCGGCGGGACTCATCGGCGAGACGATCGCCGGGTGGGACCGGTCGTTACCGGTCATCGTCACCGGCGACTTCAACGCGGCCGCCCACGACAACCGCGTGTACGACCTCATGCTGGACATCGGACTGGTGGACGCCTGGGACGCGGCGGCCTCACGGAGTCCGGCGTACGGGACGCACCACGGCTACCGGGAGCTCAGGCCCGGCGGGCGGCGCATCGACTGGATCCTCACCACGCCCGGGGTGACCACGCACTGGGCCGGGATGAACACCTTCAGCGTGGACGGGACGTATCCGAGCGACCATCTGCCGGTGCAGGCCTCGATGACCCTGGGATGA
- a CDS encoding DUF6986 family protein, with protein MGQGQQEKVATSLAGAVSEEISASLAPVDAELERRYPGDPGTRQPVHTVYVPGDVFVADTVRSWGDRALAALDEHAPDAASFAAVLGLADELAEPVHARVRAKLEREPIEDLRVDFEDGYGNRPDAEEDEAAARAARIVAEAYEDGTAAPYMGIRMKCMEAPVRARGIRTLDIFLTGLMEAGGLPDGLVLTLPKVTYAEQVTAMARLLDAFEKTHGLEPGRIGFEIQIETSQSVLAADGTATVARMIQAAEGRATGLHYGTFDYSACLGVSAAHQASDHPAADHAKAVMQVAAAGTGVRVSDGSTNVLPVGPTEKVHAAWRLHYGLTRRALARAYYQGWDMHPGHLPTRYAAVFAFYREGFEQAAARLARYANRTGGDVMDEPATAKALSGYLLRGLDCGALDIGEVARLTGLTRADLESFAAPRRGDLTASA; from the coding sequence ATGGGTCAGGGCCAGCAGGAGAAGGTGGCGACGAGCCTCGCGGGCGCCGTCAGCGAGGAGATCAGCGCCTCCCTCGCGCCGGTCGACGCCGAACTGGAGCGCCGCTACCCCGGAGACCCCGGCACCCGCCAGCCCGTCCACACCGTCTACGTCCCCGGCGACGTCTTCGTCGCCGACACCGTCCGCTCCTGGGGCGATCGTGCCCTGGCCGCCCTCGACGAACACGCCCCGGACGCCGCCTCCTTCGCCGCCGTCCTCGGCCTGGCCGACGAACTCGCCGAGCCCGTCCACGCGCGCGTGCGCGCCAAGCTGGAGCGCGAGCCGATCGAGGACCTGCGCGTCGACTTCGAGGACGGCTACGGCAACCGCCCCGACGCCGAGGAGGACGAAGCCGCGGCCCGCGCCGCCCGGATCGTCGCCGAGGCGTACGAGGACGGCACCGCGGCCCCCTACATGGGCATCCGCATGAAGTGCATGGAGGCGCCCGTACGGGCCCGGGGCATCCGCACGCTCGACATCTTCCTCACCGGCCTGATGGAGGCCGGGGGGCTGCCCGACGGACTGGTGCTCACCCTGCCCAAGGTGACCTACGCCGAGCAGGTCACCGCGATGGCGCGGCTGCTGGACGCCTTCGAGAAGACGCACGGCCTGGAGCCCGGCCGGATCGGCTTCGAGATACAGATCGAGACCAGCCAGTCCGTCCTCGCCGCCGACGGCACCGCCACCGTCGCCCGCATGATCCAGGCCGCCGAGGGTCGCGCCACCGGCCTGCACTACGGCACCTTCGACTACAGCGCCTGCCTCGGCGTCTCCGCCGCCCACCAGGCCAGTGACCACCCCGCCGCCGACCACGCCAAGGCCGTCATGCAGGTCGCCGCGGCCGGCACCGGCGTGCGCGTCTCGGACGGATCCACCAACGTCCTGCCCGTCGGCCCGACCGAGAAGGTGCACGCCGCCTGGCGCCTGCACTACGGCCTCACGCGCCGCGCCCTGGCCCGCGCCTACTACCAGGGCTGGGACATGCACCCCGGCCACCTCCCCACCCGGTACGCGGCCGTCTTCGCCTTCTACCGCGAGGGCTTCGAACAGGCCGCTGCCCGCCTCGCCCGGTACGCCAACCGCACCGGCGGCGACGTCATGGACGAACCCGCCACCGCCAAGGCCCTCAGCGGCTACCTGCTGCGCGGCCTGGACTGCGGCGCCCTGGACATCGGGGAGGTCGCCCGGCTGACCGGCCTCACCCGCGCCGACCTGGAGAGCTTCGCGGCACCCCGCCGGGGCGACCTGACGGCGTCCGCCTGA